A genomic stretch from Budorcas taxicolor isolate Tak-1 chromosome 15, Takin1.1, whole genome shotgun sequence includes:
- the CRTAM gene encoding cytotoxic and regulatory T-cell molecule codes for MWWRVCSLLAWFPLQEAFRTNHMETVLIEEGQTLTLNCTVSQETTSLQWLAPSGFTIFFNEQPALKSSKYQLLHHSSNQLSISVLKVTQHDEGVYKCLHYGKSVRTKEVKVIVLATPVTPTLQVSVIKTHNGEEHVILKCSTVRNKPPPRITWLLGNGMELYGETHHEYETDGKKCNSTSTLTVHSYGKNSTASCIIRHKGLQGRKLVAPFRFEDLVTDQETTSAALETSSLSSQDPQQPNSTVMEDSSTSEIDKEEEEQTTQVSHLATEANRQYGGLTKKKSGVLLLTLVSFLIFILFIIVQLFIMKLRKAHVIWKKESEISEYTLESYRSRSNNEETSSQEKNGQTSRSRGCINYITQLYSEAKSKTKEKAQPSKLKGELSYIPESIV; via the exons ATGTGGTGGAGAGTCTGCAGCTTGCTGGCGTGGTTCCCCTTACAAG AGGCCTTTCGGACCAACCACATGGAAACTGTCCTCATAGAGGAAGGCCAGACACTCACTCTAAACTGTACCGTTTCTCAGGAGACCACCTCTCTGCAGTGGCTGGCCCCCTCGGGCTTCACCATTTTCTTCAATGAACAACCTG CTTTAAAAAGTTCCAAATACCAGCTTCTTCATCACTCCTCCAATCAGCTCTCCATCAGCGTGCTGAAGGTAACACAGCATGATGAAGGCGTGTACAAGTGTCTGCACTACGGCAAGTCCGTGAGaacaaaggaagtgaaagtgatcGTGTTAG CAACTCCTGTCACGCCAACCCTGCAAGTTTCAGTTATCAAGACGCACAACGGAGAAGAACACGTCATACTGAAATGCTCCACCGTGAGAAACAAGCCCCCTCCACGGATAACCTGGCTCTTAGGGAATGGCATGGAGCTCTATG GTGAAACCCACCATGAATATGAAACTGATGGGAAGAAGTGTAATAGCACCAGCACACTGACAGTCCACTCATATGGCAAAAACTCAACAGCAAGTTGCATTATCCGACACAAAGGCCTGCAAGGAAGAAAACTGGTAGCACCTTTTAGGTTTGAAGATCTGG TTACTGATCAAGAGACAACGTCAGCTGCCCTGGAGACAAGCTCTCTATCCTCTCAAGACCCTCAGCAGCCCAATAGCACTG TAATGGAAGATTCTAGTACGTCAGAGATTGacaaggaagaggaagaacaAACCACTCAAGTCTCTCATTTGGCCACTG AAGCAAATCGGCAATATGGGGGACTGACGAAGAAGAAGAGCGGTGTCCTGCTGCTGACCCTCGTGTCCTTCCTCATATTCATACTGTTCATCATTGTCCAGCTTTTCATCATGAAACTCCGGAAAGCACATGTGATATGGAAGAAAG AAAGTGAGATTTCAGAGTACACTCTAGAAAGTTACAGATCGAGGTCAAATAATGAAGAAACATCATCCCAAGAGAAAAATGGCCAAA CTTCCCGCTCTAGGGGCTGCATAAACTACATCACACAGTTGTACTCGGAGGCAAAATCAAAGACGAAGGAAAAGGCACAACcttcaaaattaaaaggagagcTGAGTTATATACCAGAAAGCATCGTGTAG